Within the Achromobacter spanius genome, the region AGGAAACGGTTGCACTGTTCCTGGAAGAATGTTTGCAACGCGGCAGCGTCGTGCGTTTCCGTAAGCACCGTTTCTTCCTCGGTGACCACGTTGAAATACACCAGCGCCACGCGCACCTGTTCCAGTCCGCGCGCCTGGCAAAGCAGATGGCCGTAGACCCGCGCCTGCGCCCAATGCACCACGCGATGGTTCTCGCGCACGCTGTCCAATTGGCCTCGGTACGTCTTGATCTCTTCAAGCTGATTGGCCACGGGGTCATAGCCATCGGCGCGCCCCCGCACCAGCAGGCCTTCATGCTGGCCGGAGAGCGAGACCTCAGTCTCGTAGGCGGGGCCACGCCGCCCGGTCACCACCGCATGCCCGGCCATGCCTTCCACCCCGCTTGGCGCGGGGGTAAAGCGCAAATCCAGGTCACCGGCGCGCGCCGTGAATTCGCACAACGCGCGCACCGCCACCGCGTAGCTCATGCCGCGCCCTCCTGCCAGCGAACATGGCAAACACGCACCGGCATGCCGTGCGCCACGCAGTACTGGAGCCATCGGATCTGGTTGTCTTGCAGTTTGTCGCCAGGGCCTTTGACTTCGATGAGTTCATAGCGGCGCTCGGCCGGCCAGAAGCGGATCAGGTCCGGCAGGCCCGAACGATTGGTCTTCACGTCGCGCAGCAGGCGGGTAAAGAGCAGCTTCAGGTGCGTAGCGGGCAGGCAATCCAGCGCCTGGGTCAGCAGCGTTTCGGACAAGGCGCCCCAGAACACAAACGGCGACTGCACGCCCGCCTTGTCGGCGTAGCGTTGCAGGATCAGGCCGCGATACGCGGGCGTGTCCAACTGCGCCAGGCAATCAGCGAACAGCGCCTGTCGGCGTTCGTGGAAGTCCGGCGAATCCAGGTCGGCCGGGCCGCGCTGGAACGGATGAAAGAACGCGCCCGGCAAGGGCGCGAAGACGGCCGGCCAGCACAGCAGGCCAAACAGGGAATTCAGCAGCGCGTTCTCCACGTAATGCACGGGCGCGTCGTCGTGATGCAGATGGTCGCGCGTGACGAATTCCACCGACGCCGGCGTGGCCGGCCGTTGCAGCGTCAGGTCGGTGCGCGGCACGGCGTGAACGGGCGCGCGGGCGGGTCGGCCCTGCCCCACCGCGCGATACAAGCGCGGCAACATGCGCGCCACGCGCTGGCTTTCCTCTTCGCTTTCGGGTGCGTCGCGCGCTTGCAGCGCCAGGGCCAACGCCGCGTCATACCGCGCCATGCGCTCTTGCACGCGGATGCGGCGATGACGCGCGCCGGGGTAGGCGCAGTGTTCATAGGCCGCTTGCGCCGCCGCCCAATCCTGCGCGCGTTCGCACGCCTGCCCGATCCGCAGCAGCACCTTGGCGCGGCGCTTTTCCAGCCAGGCGTTCTGGCTGACACAGCCTTGCACCGTGGCCAGCAAGGGGGCGATGTCCGCGCCGTCATCCAGCGCAGTGCGGCAGGCATGCAACACCAGGTAGGCATCCACGTCCGCCCGCGTCTGGAACGCACGTGAACAGGCATCAAACGGCACGGTCTCGTACTGGAACACGCCCAGATCGGCCAACACGAATTCCGACCAGTCCTGGTGCAGGTTGCCGAAGAAAATCAGCCGGAAGCGCTCGCAAAGATCGCCCACCATGACGCGCCAGACGGGTTCTTGTGCGCCCGGGAACCATTCGGCGTATGGCCGGGGGGTGTCGTGCGCGACGCGCAGGGCGGCCAGAAGATCGGCTTTGCGCGCGGAGGGTTTAAAGGGCTGGTCCAAAGCCAGCTGGCAAAGTTCCGGCTTGGTATGCAGGCCGAACAATTCGTCCAGCGACATCGGCGCCAGCCCATCCAGCCAGCCCAGCGCCGCGAGCGGCGCGGCGGCATCCACCGCGCTGCCGATTTCCTCATAGACCAACCGGCTGGCCCGAAACCACGGCCCACGGCGCATCAGCATGCGCACCATCAAGGCCTGCGAGGCTTGCGGCAAGGCCTGGAAGTCAGCCAGAAAGCGGTGCTCGTCAGCGTCCAGCAGGTCGGCATAGCGTTCGCCGACCCACGCCAAGGCGCGCTGAAAATTATGCAGATAGTAGTAGCGGTGCGGGGGAAACATCGGCCGGGCCGGATAGCTGGTTTTTTATCCAGTAATCATAGCAGGCGGCCCGGCGTCGCACCGGGCCATTTTTGCCACTACTTTCAGCCTTGCACGTGCGGCACGATGTTCAGCCCTTCCTCTGGATGGGGTTCGACAAAGTAGGCGGTGATGGCGTCGTACTGCTCGTCCGAGGTGGAAAACGCATGGGTGCCTGCGGCGTTGCGGGCGCGCAACCGCGCCTTGCACAGCGCGTCGGACGCCTGCAAATAATGCAGCCGATGCGGGCAACCCGCTTGCCGCGCCACCTCAAGCAACCATTGCCGAGCCGGGCGCGTGTTGGCGGGAAAGTCCAGCACCACCGACAGCCCCGCCCCCACCAATGCCGCCACATGGCCACCCATGGCGTCACGCAGTCGCGCGGCGAAACGCGCGTAGTCCGCAATGCCCTGGATTTCGCCGGGATACAGCGCCGCCAACCAATGGTCTTCGCTGATCAACAGCGTGCCGGGCTGCGCGGCAAGCGTCGTGGCCAATGTGGACTTGCCCGCGGCGATCTTGCCGCAAAGAAAGTGCAAGGTGGCGGGCGATGAGGATAAAGGCGTCATGCAAGGCTCTCCTGGAGCGTGTGCCTGGCGGGCCAACAAAAAACCCGCCGGTTGGCGGGTTTGTGTAGCGATGTGCCGATGCGCGCTAACCCACCTTGGTACCAAGGCAGGTAATAATCGCGGCGAAAGGATGCAGGGGTCGGCACATAGGGCAGAGATTGCGCCTGGCGCGAGTGCTTGTCAACGGCAGGCGTGGACGGAGGTGTCAGGAAGAACTCACCGACGCGACCACCACCACAAGCCCCATGCCATCGCAGCCGGAAGGCCGAACAGCGCCAGATGAATAGGCAGTTCCTGGGCCAGGGTGTAGCCATGCGACATGCCGGTGCGCAGGTTCCACACCGACACGCCCAGCCAAGCAAGTGTGAATACCGCCGCCGCCACGGTGCGATGCGCGGCGGGTGTCAGCCGAATCAGCAGCGCGGCCAATACCAGCCCCACTGCTATGAAGATCAAGGTACGCAAGATGGCCTCACTGGATGGTGTGGCCGCCGTTGATGAGAACGGGATGTTCGAAAAAAGGGTCAGGGGCGGCGCTTGGACAGCAGATTACGCTTGGCGCGCATCGTTATCAATCGCCGCCCCCCTCTCAAACAACCCGCCCTACCGCGCCGGCTGCGCCGCCGCGCCCACGTCCTTGCGGACCTTGGCCACATCCGACGCGCTGACAGCCGAGGCCTTGTTGCCCCAGCTGGACCGCACGAAGGTCACCACGTCGGCGACTTCCTTGTCGGTCATGCGCCAGTCAAAGCCCGGCATGGCGTAGGCGGTGGGCGCCGCCGTCGTGCCCGGCATCTGGGCGCCCTTGAGCACGATATGGATGAGCGACGTGGGGTCCGCCGAATTCACCGTCGAGCTCAGCGCCAACTGCGGGAACGTTTCCGTGTAGCCCTTGCCGGTGCTGCGGTGGCAGGCCGCGCAGTTGTTCAGGAAGGCCATGGCGCCGTCGCCCTTGTCCTTGCCCGTACGCAGCGCCTGCGCCACGGTCTCGTCATAGGCTAAAGGCTTGCTGGTGGCATCCTTGTTGACCGGCGGCAAGCTCTTCAGATACACGGCTATGGCGTTCAGGTCGTCATCGCTCAGGTGCTGCGTGCTGTCTTGCACCACCTGCGCCATGCCACCAAACGCGGCCGAATGGCCGTTGCGGCCCGACTTCAGGAAGACGGCGATGTCTTCCTTGGTCCAGCTACCCAGGCCGTCCACGACGTCGCCGCGCAGGTTCTTGGCCAGCCAGCCTTCCACCACTCCGCCCGACAGGAAGGCCGAGCCGTCCGCGTCGCTCAAGGCCTTTTCCTGCAAGGCAAAGCCGCGCGGGGTGTGGCAGGTGCTGCAATGCCCCAGCCCTTCAACCAGGTACTGGCCACGCAGCAGCGCCGCGCGGTCCGCGCCCTTCAGGTCGCTGGTGGCCGGGCCGTTGACGACGTCGGGTGCGAACATCCAGCGCCACACGGTCAGTGGCCAGCGCATCGACATGGGCCACGAAATATCCGTGTCCTTGTTTTCCTGCTTGACCGGTTCGACCCCATGCATGAAGTACGCGTACAGCGCCTTCACGTCTTCGGGCGTGACCTTGGCGTAGGCGGTGTAAGGCATGGCCGGATACAGCGAATGCCCATCCTTGGCCTTGCCATGGCGCACAGCCTGGTCGAAGTCCTCGTACGTGTAGTTGCCGATACCGGTTTCTTTATCGGGCGTGATGTTGGTCGAATAGATCGTGCCCAGCGGCGATTCGATGCCCAAGCCGCCTGCAAAGGGTTTGCCGCCCCCTACCGTGTGGCAGGCAATGCAATCCCCGGCGCGCGACAGGTATTCGCCCTGCTTGATCATCTGGGCGTCGTTCGACGCCGGCGTACCGTCCGCCGCGAAAGCCGTGCTGGCGACCAGGGCCGAGAAGGCCGCAACAATGGTTTGCTTCAACATTGTTCCGTCTCCTTAAGCCTGGACCAGCGGGCCGGGGTTCTTCAGGTACTGCTCGCGGATCGCCTGCGCGGCCCAATAGGCCAAGGCGCCCACCAGCCCGGTCGGGTTGTAGCCCATGTTCTGCGGGAACACGCAGGCGCCCATCACGAACACGTTCGGCACATCCCAGCTTTGCAGGTACTTGTTGACCACGCTTTCCTTGGGGTTCGACCCCATGATGGCGCCGCCCGTGTTGTGCGTGCTTTGGTAGATGCGCGTGTCATAGTGCGCGCCCTTCTTGCGCACTCCCACGAAGTACTTTTCGGGGTTCATGGCCTTGGCCACGGTCTCCATGCGCTTGCCCATGTAGCCCAGCATGTCGAACTCGTTGTCGTGCCAGTCGAACGTCATGCGCAGCAGCGGCTGGCCAAAGGCGTCCTTGTAGGTCGGGTCCAGCGACAGATAGGCGTCGCGGTACGACATCACCGAACCGGAAATGCCGATCGTCATGTAGCGCTGGTAGGCATCCTGCACGCCGGCCTTCCAGCCCGTGCCCCACGTCGGTGTGCCCGGCGGGGTCGGCGTCTGCTTGATGGGCCGACCGCCGGTGCGCACGTGGCGGATGCTGGCGCCACCCACGAAACCCAAGGGGCCGTGGTCGAACTGGTCGCCGTTCAAATCGTCCATGCCCACGCCGCCCGCGCCCGTCCCCATGAAGGGATTCAATTGCGTTCCCTTGGGCAACAGCACGTTGACGCCGCCGTTCATTTGGTAGGCGTAGTTCTTGCCGACCACGCCTTCGTTCGTCTTGGGATCGTACGGTTTGCCGATGCCCGACAGCAGCAGCAGGCGCACGTTGTGCATCTGGTAGGCCGACAGGATCACCAGGTCAGCCGGCTGCTCGATCTCCTGGCCCTGGGCGTCGATATACGTCACGCCAACGGCCTTCTTGCCGCTCGAATCCAGGTTGACCTTGATGACCTGCGAATGCGTGCGCAGTTCAAAGTTGGACTTCTTCAGCAGCACCGGCAGAATCGTCGTCTGCGGCGAAGCCTTGGAATACATGTAGCAGCCGTAGTTTTCGCAGAAGCCGCAAAAATTACAGGGACCCAGACGCACGCCATAGGGGTTGGTGTACGGGGCGGAAGCGTTGGCCGCGGGCGTCGGATACGGGTTGAAACCCACTTCACGCGCGGCCTTCTCGAACAACTGCGCACCGTAGGTGGTGGTCAGCGGCGCCAACGGATATTCCTGGCTGCGCTTTCCTTCCAGCGGGTTACCGCCTTCGACGATCTTGCCGTTCAGGTTGCCGGCCTTGCCCGACGTGCCGCACACGTATTCGAACTTGGAGAAGTACGGTTCCAGTTCGTCGTAGGTAACGCCGAAGTCCTGAATGGTCATGCCTTCAGGAATGAACTTCTTGCCATAGCGTGTTTCGTAGCGCGTGCGCAGTTCCAGCTCTTCGGGCAGCACGCGGTAATGCATGCCGTTCCAGTGAAAACCCGCGCCGCCCACGCCCGTGCCCAGCAGGAACGAACCGTTCTGCCGATACGGTACGGCCACGTCGTCCACGCCGTGGCGGATGGTCACGGTTTCCTTGGACAAGTCCTGGAACAGCTTGCCGCGCACCGAATACGTCAGTTCGTCGATCACCTTGGGATACTCGGCGTCTTTCGGGGTGTCCTGCATGCCGCCGCGTTCCAGCGCCAGCACATGCAAGCCCGCGTCGGTCAGCTCTTGACCCAGGATTGCGCCGGTCCAGCCGAACCCGACCAGTACCGCATCCACTTTGTCTTTCTTGATAGCCATGATTAACCCTTCTCCCCAGAGATCGACACGGGGCCATAGGGGTACTTGACGTTGGGCTGATCCGCCCAGTCCATATAGTCGGCGCGCGCGCCGGGAAAGCCCACCATCTTCCAGCCCACCATGTTCTTGTTGCCGCCGTGAATGGGGTCGGCAAAGAAGCCTTCTTTGGTGTTGGCCAGCAGGAAGCTGAAGAAGGTCGAGGCGGGAACGGTTTCCAGCTTGATCTTGTTGCCTTGCAGATCTTTCAGGATCTGTTCCTGCAAGGGCTTGTCCAGTTCGGCGTAGGCCTTGCCGTGCGTCTTCACGCACCAGGCATTGCAGGCTTCGATGCCGTGGCGATAGACTTCGCGCGGGTTCTGGTTCAGTTGATAGCCCAGCTCAGGCGCCTGGTCGGTGTGGAACGGGCCTTCCATGTACCAGAGCTTGCCGTGGCCGAACGGCGTTTCCATCTGACGGTCGATGAATTCAGGCACACCGGCTTCAATCGCGCCCGGACCATATTGGTCGGCAGGGATCAGGTGATCCACCGCGGCAACAATGAAGTCCCATTCGGGCTTGGTGAAATAGGTGGGTGCGTAGGGTTTGGCGGCCGCAGCGGTCTTGTCGTCCGCGGCGTTGGTACAGCCAGTGGTCAGCGCGCCAACCGCCAATGTCGACGCGGGCACGATCGCCAACGCCTGAAGAAACCGACGACGCGGCTTTGCATCATCTGTCATAGACATCTCCGTGAATATTCCAAGTTGTCCTAGCGCGCTACCGAACATGAACCCTGGAAACACGAACTGCCGAGCTAGTGACAACACGCTCTGTACTTCAGAAAAAATCGAACCTGCTCTTCAATGGGGACATAAGAGAAGGTGCTGGCATTATGCGCTTATTCATGCCTCTGATCCGCTTGCAGGACCGGATCAGATTGAATTTATTGACATGGAAAAGTGTTTTGCATTAAGGACAAAGTAAGACTCCCGCAAAAGCGGGCTTTTCTGACAGTTGGGTGAACGAATTCTGTATATTTCGCGGTTGGAACAAAGGACGGCAGGCATGAACGACAAGACGAAGATCTGGAAAAGTTCGACGACAACACGCAGTTGGAGTTCCACCACGGACCTGACGCCCGAACAACGCGTGAACATTGAAGATCTGTTGGACGGCAAGCTAGGCAGCGTCAGCATTCAAGAAAAATGGAGCTACGCCGGCACGGAAAACGGCGAAGCGTTCAAGGTCGATATCGACAACGGCGCGGTCACGGTCAACGGCCGACACTACGACAGTCTGGACGACGTGCCGCGCGCGGAACGCGAACGCATCGAGGCGCTACGCGACGGCGAAGGCATGAAAGGCCTGTGGGACATGCTGAAAAATGCCGGGGTGCAGATCGAAGATATGCCTGGTGACGATGCTGCGCGCACTGGCAAACCTGCATTCACGATTGAGACGGACGACGGCAGTGCTGACGCCATCGCAAGCGCATCGGCGCGGCCCCTTGAGGCGACCGAAACAGCCCGCGTCAGTACCGACCCGACTGCGTCGCCGGGTGCGGTTCCCAAGAGCGGCGGGCTGCGCCGCGCATTGTTGATCGGTATCGCCGTGGGATTGGCGCTATGGGTGGGACGGGCGTTGAATCTGTTTTAGCAGGCGACGTTCACGTCCAGCACCACCCGGGCCACCTCAAGCAAGCCGTCATCCACGTCATACCCGCCCTTGGCCTTCAACCAATCCAGCACGGGATACAAACGCCAAATGGACGCCTTGCCTTCATGCACCGGCGACGGAAAGCTGTCTGAATACGCGAGCATCAGCTTGCGCATGTTCTGGCGCGACATGCCCATCAACTCGGCCACATCCGTCAGCCCCACGTAGTCAGGGCCGGCTTCGATCAAGCGCGCGGAAGGAATCGCGAGCTTCACATCCGCCAATGCGCCGTGCACCGCCGCCCGGGCGCTGTTGGCCTCTCGCGCGAATTCAAGCGCCAAGCGGCCAGGCTGCCCCGATCCGACCAGGGCATCGTCGCAACCTGCTTCGGCCAGACGACCGATCAGGTCGTCAAGCGACTCTTCGGTTTGGCCCAACCGATATCGCAAGGTGAAGGTGTATTCCACTGTTAGGGCTCCCGACGGGATAGGGTTCTAGTCTGTTCAAGATGCGCAGTGCATTGATTCAGTACGCGGCGCAGCAAACGTGCATGGCTATCGGCGTTTCTCGGTGTGCTCCACACGCTGGCGATACAAAACTCACCACGACGGCAATCATGATCGTTGTAGGGGCAATAGATGCGGCCCCACGCATGACCACTACCGAGCCTGACGCGCCAACCTTGTTGCTCTGCGTGACGCAACACCGATTCAATCTCTTTCTTTGGATGTGATGAACGAACCATGTAAGCCCCAAGTATTCAATCGATCGACAAGGTTGTCAACTGACAACTTATGACCATCGATGTTGATGCGTGCGGGTTGGCTGCCACCCGTTTACGCCAAAGGCTTAATTCTCCGTTGCTCGCCGTGAAAACAAGGGATGCTTGGATCCTTCATTCAGTCTGATACGGCGCCCGTTACCCGCGCCGCGCGTAGCATCCCAAGAACATCTCCACCGCCGAATCCGCCACGCGCTTACGCTCGGCGGCGCTCAAGGGCGCTTGTCCCAGCGTAACTTGCGGCCAAAACGCAAAGCTCTTGACCAGGCCCTGCAACTGGTGGCCGGCGAACTCGGGGTCCACCTCCACCAGCCGCCCGTCCTGGATCGCCGCACGTATCCACGCCGTTTCACCGCCCTCTTTTTCACCCATGCGGCACACGATGGCCTGGGCGCGTTCGGGGGAATGGATGATTTCGGCCATGGCCACGCGTGCCAGGTCGATGAAGTTGGGGTCCGCCAGCAGGTCCAACTTTTGCATCAGCAACTGCCGCAACTGCTGGTCCAGCGCGACGTCGGCGCGATACGACAGCGCAACGCTGGCCGCGCTGCTGGCCCATAGCTCTTCAAGAATCAGCGAGAACAGCGTTTCCTTGCTGGGGAAATGGTTGTAGACCGTGCGCTTGGAGACGCCCGCCGCGGCAGCGATGCGGTCCATGCTGGTGGCATCAAATCCGGCTGACCGAAACTCTTCCACCGCCGCGCGCACAATGGCCTGGCGTTTGCGGTCGGTCAGGCGGGTCGGAGGATTGGGCATGAAGCGGGCTCGTTGTAGGGGGGTGTTGCGCGCATTGGCGACGCGAAATTCTACACCGGCCAGTGTACTTTTCAGAAAAACAAAACTACACTGCGCAGTGTAATTTTTGGCGGCGGCGCCTAGAGCGTCAGTCGCATCAGTCGCAACGCCCATTGCCCTCCTCTGTCTGGAACCCTAGCCGTGACCGCCCTCACCTCCTGCCCGTCTGCCCCGCCCAGCTATCCGCAGTCTCCGCAACACCATGAAGGCCGGTTCCACAACCCGCGGCCGCGCCCCTCGCTGGGCTTCTGGCAAGGCCTGAAACTGATGTGGACGTTTTTCTTCGCCAAGCCCCGGGGAACCGTGCCTGATCGAACCATTCCCGTACGCGCGCTGACCTTGGCCGACCTGCAAGCCGCGCCCGACCGCAGCCTGTATCGCCTGGGTCATTCAACCATCCTGATGAAACTGCACGGCCGCTACTGGCTGACCGACCCGGTATTTTCCAAACGCGCCTCGCCCGTCCAATGGGCCGGCCCCGCGCGCTTTCACGCACCGCCCATCTCCATCGAAGACCTGCCGCCCATTGCCGGCGTGATCCTGTCGCACAACCACTACGACCACCTGGACCGCGCCGCCATCGACAAGCT harbors:
- a CDS encoding TetR/AcrR family transcriptional regulator translates to MPNPPTRLTDRKRQAIVRAAVEEFRSAGFDATSMDRIAAAAGVSKRTVYNHFPSKETLFSLILEELWASSAASVALSYRADVALDQQLRQLLMQKLDLLADPNFIDLARVAMAEIIHSPERAQAIVCRMGEKEGGETAWIRAAIQDGRLVEVDPEFAGHQLQGLVKSFAFWPQVTLGQAPLSAAERKRVADSAVEMFLGCYARRG
- a CDS encoding GMC family oxidoreductase, yielding MAIKKDKVDAVLVGFGWTGAILGQELTDAGLHVLALERGGMQDTPKDAEYPKVIDELTYSVRGKLFQDLSKETVTIRHGVDDVAVPYRQNGSFLLGTGVGGAGFHWNGMHYRVLPEELELRTRYETRYGKKFIPEGMTIQDFGVTYDELEPYFSKFEYVCGTSGKAGNLNGKIVEGGNPLEGKRSQEYPLAPLTTTYGAQLFEKAAREVGFNPYPTPAANASAPYTNPYGVRLGPCNFCGFCENYGCYMYSKASPQTTILPVLLKKSNFELRTHSQVIKVNLDSSGKKAVGVTYIDAQGQEIEQPADLVILSAYQMHNVRLLLLSGIGKPYDPKTNEGVVGKNYAYQMNGGVNVLLPKGTQLNPFMGTGAGGVGMDDLNGDQFDHGPLGFVGGASIRHVRTGGRPIKQTPTPPGTPTWGTGWKAGVQDAYQRYMTIGISGSVMSYRDAYLSLDPTYKDAFGQPLLRMTFDWHDNEFDMLGYMGKRMETVAKAMNPEKYFVGVRKKGAHYDTRIYQSTHNTGGAIMGSNPKESVVNKYLQSWDVPNVFVMGACVFPQNMGYNPTGLVGALAYWAAQAIREQYLKNPGPLVQA
- a CDS encoding VRR-NUC domain-containing protein produces the protein MFPPHRYYYLHNFQRALAWVGERYADLLDADEHRFLADFQALPQASQALMVRMLMRRGPWFRASRLVYEEIGSAVDAAAPLAALGWLDGLAPMSLDELFGLHTKPELCQLALDQPFKPSARKADLLAALRVAHDTPRPYAEWFPGAQEPVWRVMVGDLCERFRLIFFGNLHQDWSEFVLADLGVFQYETVPFDACSRAFQTRADVDAYLVLHACRTALDDGADIAPLLATVQGCVSQNAWLEKRRAKVLLRIGQACERAQDWAAAQAAYEHCAYPGARHRRIRVQERMARYDAALALALQARDAPESEEESQRVARMLPRLYRAVGQGRPARAPVHAVPRTDLTLQRPATPASVEFVTRDHLHHDDAPVHYVENALLNSLFGLLCWPAVFAPLPGAFFHPFQRGPADLDSPDFHERRQALFADCLAQLDTPAYRGLILQRYADKAGVQSPFVFWGALSETLLTQALDCLPATHLKLLFTRLLRDVKTNRSGLPDLIRFWPAERRYELIEVKGPGDKLQDNQIRWLQYCVAHGMPVRVCHVRWQEGAA
- a CDS encoding helix-turn-helix transcriptional regulator yields the protein MEYTFTLRYRLGQTEESLDDLIGRLAEAGCDDALVGSGQPGRLALEFAREANSARAAVHGALADVKLAIPSARLIEAGPDYVGLTDVAELMGMSRQNMRKLMLAYSDSFPSPVHEGKASIWRLYPVLDWLKAKGGYDVDDGLLEVARVVLDVNVAC
- a CDS encoding c-type cytochrome encodes the protein MLKQTIVAAFSALVASTAFAADGTPASNDAQMIKQGEYLSRAGDCIACHTVGGGKPFAGGLGIESPLGTIYSTNITPDKETGIGNYTYEDFDQAVRHGKAKDGHSLYPAMPYTAYAKVTPEDVKALYAYFMHGVEPVKQENKDTDISWPMSMRWPLTVWRWMFAPDVVNGPATSDLKGADRAALLRGQYLVEGLGHCSTCHTPRGFALQEKALSDADGSAFLSGGVVEGWLAKNLRGDVVDGLGSWTKEDIAVFLKSGRNGHSAAFGGMAQVVQDSTQHLSDDDLNAIAVYLKSLPPVNKDATSKPLAYDETVAQALRTGKDKGDGAMAFLNNCAACHRSTGKGYTETFPQLALSSTVNSADPTSLIHIVLKGAQMPGTTAAPTAYAMPGFDWRMTDKEVADVVTFVRSSWGNKASAVSASDVAKVRKDVGAAAQPAR
- a CDS encoding AAA family ATPase, with amino-acid sequence MTPLSSSPATLHFLCGKIAAGKSTLATTLAAQPGTLLISEDHWLAALYPGEIQGIADYARFAARLRDAMGGHVAALVGAGLSVVLDFPANTRPARQWLLEVARQAGCPHRLHYLQASDALCKARLRARNAAGTHAFSTSDEQYDAITAYFVEPHPEEGLNIVPHVQG
- a CDS encoding gluconate 2-dehydrogenase subunit 3 family protein, translated to MTDDAKPRRRFLQALAIVPASTLAVGALTTGCTNAADDKTAAAAKPYAPTYFTKPEWDFIVAAVDHLIPADQYGPGAIEAGVPEFIDRQMETPFGHGKLWYMEGPFHTDQAPELGYQLNQNPREVYRHGIEACNAWCVKTHGKAYAELDKPLQEQILKDLQGNKIKLETVPASTFFSFLLANTKEGFFADPIHGGNKNMVGWKMVGFPGARADYMDWADQPNVKYPYGPVSISGEKG